One part of the Brevundimonas sp. NIBR11 genome encodes these proteins:
- a CDS encoding thermostable hemolysin, translated as MFPHRPPQESETPSYRPRRTLSSRIIRFDDPCKDERRRVERFVEDAYAEAYGGQIHAHYPTLMSVQDEAGILYAAVGFRHAAEAPLYLEQYLEGPVEGVLGQAIGARVDRTHVVEIGGLASSGQGATVFLFAAMAHHLQKEGLRFAVATATEELQRIFHKAGLGALQIAKADPRRLEDGGGSWGAYYQTDPVVLAGSIEAATAPLDHFSRTAPVGRAVRTRLHYEDRA; from the coding sequence ATGTTTCCACACCGTCCGCCCCAGGAATCCGAAACGCCGTCGTATCGGCCGCGGCGCACCCTGTCGTCCCGCATCATCCGCTTCGACGACCCCTGCAAGGACGAACGACGCAGGGTGGAGCGGTTTGTCGAAGACGCCTACGCCGAGGCCTACGGCGGCCAGATCCACGCCCACTATCCCACGCTGATGAGCGTGCAGGACGAGGCGGGCATCCTCTATGCCGCCGTCGGATTTCGGCACGCCGCAGAAGCGCCCCTCTATCTCGAACAGTATCTGGAGGGTCCGGTCGAAGGCGTTCTGGGTCAGGCGATCGGCGCACGCGTCGATCGGACCCATGTGGTCGAGATCGGCGGCCTCGCGTCCAGCGGCCAAGGCGCGACCGTCTTCCTGTTCGCGGCGATGGCCCATCACCTCCAGAAGGAGGGTCTGAGGTTCGCCGTCGCGACCGCCACCGAAGAACTGCAGCGCATTTTTCACAAGGCCGGCCTGGGCGCTCTTCAGATCGCAAAGGCCGATCCCCGGAGACTGGAGGACGGCGGCGGCAGCTGGGGCGCCTATTACCAGACCGATCCCGTGGTGCTGGCCGGATCGATCGAGGCCGCCACCGCGCCGCTGGACCACTTCTCCCGAACGGCCCCCGTCGGTCGCGCGGTGAGAACCCGCCTGCACTACGAGGATCGCGCATGA
- a CDS encoding sigma-70 family RNA polymerase sigma factor, which translates to MNPPLGSMQDDPPASARQALADVWLDVRPALVRFLTARTGSSAAAEDLAQDVWLRVQGLTEEAAAEVRHPQAFLYRMAANLALDSSKAQRRAGARDLEWRRAHVAGEGGDADNAPSAEDAVWARLKLEKVAAAISQMPPKAAEAFRLHKMEGLSQSEVADRMGVSRSAVEKYIAASLKTLLLKVGWP; encoded by the coding sequence GTGAATCCGCCCCTCGGCTCGATGCAGGACGACCCGCCCGCCAGCGCACGACAGGCCCTGGCGGACGTGTGGCTGGACGTCAGGCCGGCCCTTGTCCGCTTCCTCACGGCTCGGACCGGATCGTCCGCCGCGGCCGAGGATCTGGCGCAGGACGTTTGGCTGCGCGTTCAGGGCCTCACCGAGGAGGCCGCGGCCGAGGTGCGCCATCCCCAAGCCTTCCTCTATCGCATGGCGGCCAACCTGGCGCTGGACAGTTCGAAGGCGCAGCGGCGCGCGGGCGCGCGGGATCTGGAATGGCGGCGCGCGCATGTCGCCGGCGAGGGCGGCGACGCCGACAATGCCCCGTCCGCCGAAGACGCGGTCTGGGCCCGGCTGAAGCTCGAGAAGGTCGCGGCGGCGATCAGCCAGATGCCGCCCAAGGCTGCCGAAGCCTTCCGCCTGCACAAGATGGAAGGGCTGAGCCAGAGCGAGGTCGCAGACCGAATGGGCGTGTCTCGCAGCGCCGTCGAGAAATACATCGCGGCCAGCCTGAAGACGCTGCTGCTGAAGGTCGGTTGGCCATGA
- a CDS encoding FecR domain-containing protein: protein MTQDAVIKDEEIAAQAAAWVVRLRADDGTSEDWAAATAWLDADPAHRHAFDEAEGLWTAVNELATLGSAPVVDLAARRERRKGHGRQWLLAAPAMAAAVAAAVVLAPSLRSVPTEVYRTAPGETRTVALDDGSKIQMNGGSSLSVKMERGRRLVRMDQAEAVFDVAHDADRPFLVDVGESQVRVVGTAFNIRRSPQATEVSVLRGVVEVSDLDRPARKVRLTVGQAVRRADADDRMAVTPVDVRTAAAWTQGRRAYDDRPLREIAADLSRAFSTPVTVAPDAADLRFSGVLLLDDEAAVIGRLERFLPIKATRGPQGVCLERR from the coding sequence ATGACCCAGGACGCCGTCATCAAGGACGAGGAGATCGCCGCCCAGGCCGCCGCCTGGGTCGTGCGTCTGCGCGCCGACGACGGCACGAGCGAGGACTGGGCCGCGGCGACGGCCTGGCTCGATGCGGACCCGGCGCACCGACATGCCTTTGACGAGGCGGAGGGCCTGTGGACGGCGGTTAACGAGCTCGCGACGCTTGGATCCGCGCCTGTGGTCGACCTGGCGGCCCGTCGCGAGCGCCGCAAGGGCCACGGTCGCCAATGGCTGCTTGCGGCGCCGGCTATGGCAGCGGCCGTCGCCGCGGCCGTCGTGTTGGCCCCGTCGCTCCGGTCCGTGCCCACGGAGGTCTATCGCACCGCCCCGGGAGAGACCCGAACGGTGGCGCTGGACGACGGGTCGAAAATCCAGATGAACGGAGGGTCGAGCCTGTCGGTGAAGATGGAGCGCGGCCGTCGGCTCGTTCGGATGGATCAGGCGGAGGCCGTGTTCGACGTCGCGCACGACGCAGACCGACCCTTCCTCGTCGATGTCGGCGAAAGCCAGGTCCGTGTGGTCGGTACGGCCTTCAACATCCGCCGCTCGCCGCAGGCTACGGAGGTCTCGGTGCTGCGCGGCGTGGTGGAGGTGTCCGACCTAGATCGGCCTGCCCGCAAGGTTCGCCTGACGGTCGGACAGGCCGTCCGTCGCGCCGACGCCGACGACCGGATGGCCGTGACGCCCGTGGATGTCCGCACGGCCGCCGCCTGGACGCAGGGACGGCGCGCCTATGACGACCGGCCGCTGAGGGAAATCGCCGCCGACCTCAGCCGGGCGTTCTCTACCCCGGTGACGGTGGCGCCGGATGCGGCGGACCTGCGCTTCTCCGGAGTGCTGTTATTGGATGACGAGGCGGCGGTGATCGGGCGTCTGGAGCGCTTCCTGCCGATCAAGGCCACTCGCGGCCCACAGGGGGTTTGTCTAGAACGACGCTGA
- a CDS encoding TonB-dependent receptor, which produces MAAHAQDRPVEVSIASQPLRTAVLDFGLQAGVTIDAAGSERCGPSRGVHGRLSVDAALSRLTLGTHCTASRVGAGVWRIVRLAPTAPAATRSRPAPEPSVPTLLDEVVVTAARSDRLLLSRAPYGLSSLDGLTLERAGVTDLEGVSARVAGLTVTNLGPGRDKLFIRGMAEGPVAGQAQALIGLYLDDVRLTYDAPDPSLRLADIERVEVLRGPQGALYGAGSMGGVVQVVTRAPDLTGFYGRATAEAGRTAGGSSGQAAELMINLPLLQNRLAARLIGYDETVGGYVDDTALDLKNSGDMRRQGLRLSALWRVAQAWTLRTGILAQTIDVDDSQYATLGPNAPYERRRGLSEPSRNDLDGAWISVDGDLGWARLRASSSVQSHGLDVRYDATPSAAVFGLTGAAALDQADDLSAAVHEMRLNGDIGDRLSWSAGLFFSEYTHNRTIAVSDGQGGPPVLLQHRRDHVDEAALFGDAVYALGDNLKITAGARLFRVGVEHRSETSGAPGSFEGDDDLIGVAPRLVVEYDRGPLVFYALATEGYRGPGFNAGTVGAGARQPFRAVRSDEIVAGEVGVRFSLLDGRLRGRGAAFLDRWRDIQSDRFDERGLPFTANLGDGRNRGIEGEVEWRVGSWTLDGHAVVNDPELTHPDPGFALGSDSRLPAVADFSVQGGLAHEARLAQATVRSELRLGYVGPTDIALSPTSIAASAGYLTSQMVVDAEFGRWGVRASVDNLFNRDDDTFSFGNPFYASGDISTPQRPITGRVALTARF; this is translated from the coding sequence ATGGCGGCCCACGCTCAGGATCGACCGGTCGAGGTGTCGATCGCGTCGCAGCCGCTGCGGACCGCCGTGCTCGACTTCGGGCTTCAGGCGGGCGTCACCATCGATGCGGCGGGAAGCGAGCGGTGCGGACCCAGCCGCGGGGTTCACGGGCGGCTGTCTGTCGACGCGGCGCTATCCCGATTGACGCTCGGCACGCATTGCACGGCAAGCCGCGTGGGCGCCGGGGTCTGGCGGATCGTTCGGCTCGCTCCGACGGCGCCCGCCGCGACGCGCTCCCGCCCGGCGCCTGAGCCGTCCGTCCCGACGCTGCTCGACGAGGTGGTCGTGACAGCCGCCCGGTCGGATCGCCTGCTGCTTTCGCGCGCGCCCTACGGTCTCTCGTCTCTGGATGGACTGACGCTGGAGCGCGCGGGTGTCACCGACCTGGAGGGGGTGTCCGCGCGGGTCGCGGGCCTGACCGTCACCAACCTCGGACCGGGCCGGGACAAGCTGTTCATCCGCGGCATGGCGGAGGGGCCGGTGGCGGGACAGGCGCAGGCCCTCATCGGGCTCTATCTCGATGATGTCCGGTTGACCTACGACGCACCCGATCCGTCGCTGCGGCTGGCCGACATCGAACGGGTCGAAGTGCTGCGGGGCCCCCAGGGCGCGCTTTACGGGGCGGGATCCATGGGCGGCGTGGTGCAGGTGGTCACACGCGCACCGGACCTGACGGGCTTCTACGGGCGCGCCACGGCGGAGGCTGGCCGGACGGCCGGGGGCTCGTCCGGCCAGGCCGCTGAATTGATGATCAACCTGCCCCTGCTGCAAAACCGTCTCGCGGCGCGTCTGATCGGCTATGACGAGACCGTCGGCGGCTATGTCGATGACACCGCGCTGGACCTGAAGAACAGCGGCGACATGCGCCGTCAGGGGCTGAGGCTCTCCGCCTTGTGGCGCGTCGCCCAGGCCTGGACCTTGCGGACTGGCATTCTCGCCCAGACCATCGATGTCGACGACAGCCAGTATGCGACCCTGGGGCCGAACGCCCCCTATGAGCGCCGCCGCGGTTTGAGCGAGCCCAGCCGCAACGACCTGGACGGCGCCTGGATTTCGGTCGACGGCGATCTCGGCTGGGCGCGCTTGCGCGCATCCTCGAGCGTCCAGTCTCACGGCCTCGACGTCCGTTACGACGCTACCCCGTCGGCAGCCGTGTTCGGCCTGACCGGCGCGGCCGCGCTGGATCAGGCCGACGATCTCTCGGCCGCAGTGCACGAGATGCGTCTGAACGGCGATATTGGCGATCGGCTTAGCTGGAGCGCCGGTCTGTTCTTTTCCGAATACACCCACAACCGGACCATCGCTGTATCGGACGGGCAGGGCGGCCCGCCGGTTCTGCTGCAGCATAGGCGCGATCACGTCGATGAAGCCGCGTTGTTCGGCGACGCCGTCTACGCCCTGGGCGACAATCTGAAGATCACCGCGGGCGCGCGACTGTTCCGCGTCGGCGTGGAGCATCGCAGCGAGACCAGCGGCGCGCCTGGATCGTTCGAGGGCGACGATGATCTGATCGGCGTCGCGCCGCGTCTGGTCGTGGAATATGATCGTGGGCCTTTGGTCTTCTACGCGCTGGCGACGGAAGGCTATCGCGGGCCGGGCTTCAACGCCGGGACTGTCGGCGCCGGCGCGCGGCAGCCGTTCCGCGCCGTGCGCTCCGACGAGATCGTCGCGGGCGAGGTCGGCGTTCGCTTCAGTCTTCTCGACGGCCGTCTGCGCGGACGCGGGGCGGCGTTTCTGGACCGCTGGCGCGACATCCAGTCCGACCGGTTCGACGAACGCGGCCTGCCTTTCACGGCCAATCTCGGCGACGGCCGGAACCGCGGGATCGAAGGTGAAGTGGAGTGGCGTGTCGGGAGCTGGACCCTGGACGGCCACGCGGTCGTGAACGATCCCGAACTCACGCATCCAGATCCTGGTTTCGCCCTCGGATCGGACAGCCGGCTGCCTGCCGTAGCGGATTTCAGCGTGCAGGGCGGCCTAGCGCACGAAGCGCGGCTGGCGCAGGCCACGGTCCGTTCGGAACTGCGCCTGGGCTACGTCGGTCCGACCGACATCGCCCTGTCTCCGACCTCGATCGCGGCCTCCGCCGGCTACCTGACCAGCCAGATGGTCGTCGACGCGGAGTTTGGGCGCTGGGGCGTGCGGGCGTCGGTCGACAACCTGTTCAATCGCGACGACGACACCTTCAGCTTCGGCAATCCCTTCTATGCCTCGGGCGACATCAGCACCCCCCAGCGGCCAATCACCGGGCGCGTGGCGCTGACGGCTCGGTTCTGA
- a CDS encoding VIT family protein produces the protein MAHRETHRVDRIGWLRAAVLGANDGLVSTASLVVGVAAAAADHGSILVAGVAGLAAGAMSMAAGEYVSVSSQSDTEKADLAREASELAGDHDAEMRELAGIYVGRGVAPNLAAEVARQMMAHDALGAHARDELGISEITTARPIQAALTSAVTFSAGAALPLIVAAVAPLAGLALWVAGSALIGLVVLGVLGARTGGAPIGRSVVRVAFWGALAMAITAGVGRLFGVAA, from the coding sequence ATGGCGCACAGGGAAACTCACCGGGTCGATCGGATCGGCTGGCTAAGGGCCGCGGTGCTCGGCGCCAATGACGGTCTGGTGTCGACCGCCAGCCTGGTCGTCGGGGTGGCTGCGGCGGCGGCCGATCATGGATCCATTCTCGTCGCCGGCGTCGCGGGGCTCGCCGCCGGCGCCATGTCGATGGCCGCCGGCGAGTATGTTTCGGTCAGTTCGCAGTCCGACACCGAAAAGGCCGACCTGGCGCGGGAAGCCTCCGAACTGGCCGGCGACCATGATGCGGAGATGCGGGAACTGGCCGGCATCTACGTCGGACGCGGCGTCGCCCCCAACCTGGCGGCGGAGGTGGCGCGACAGATGATGGCGCACGATGCTCTGGGAGCCCATGCGCGTGACGAACTCGGCATCTCCGAGATCACCACGGCGCGCCCCATCCAGGCGGCGCTGACCTCGGCTGTGACGTTCTCGGCCGGCGCGGCACTGCCCCTGATCGTTGCGGCGGTCGCGCCGTTGGCGGGTCTGGCCCTGTGGGTCGCCGGTTCGGCCTTGATTGGTCTGGTGGTGCTCGGTGTGCTGGGCGCCCGGACCGGGGGCGCGCCGATCGGACGATCCGTCGTGCGGGTGGCCTTCTGGGGCGCGCTCGCCATGGCCATCACCGCCGGAGTAGGCCGGCTGTTCGGCGTGGCCGCCTGA
- a CDS encoding cyclic nucleotide-binding domain-containing thioredoxin-disulfide reductase → MRLETIGRDLEEMQRTPLTAAHVEAMHAIGEVVTYDAGAFIVQPGDLVDRFVYLLGGEIEVVNPFSDERATGSTLGPTQFMGEISFLNGGTWSMPMRAVSPTRVLEIPRPAMLRLMSEIPEMSDIIITVLAARRRKQLETRFSPLVLIGEDRDRDVRRIADFVSRNRLPYASYEPGSPEAMEVATSCFISPDQPAVIFGRGHVVEDPTPEKIARLLGVDYDLEDDTPFDVLIVGGGPAGVAAAVYAGAEGLSALVIEDTAIGGQAGTSSRIENYMGFPTGISGADLVWRGEVQAMKFGTRFLMPRRVVGLEHQENGRFCACFDNGRRISAGAVVVATGVQYKRLPIDRLADYEGAGVYYAATENEARYCRDTAAVIIGGGNSAGQAAMYLSRSAERVHLIVRGRSLAASMSSYLSSRLEADPRITIEYEAEVIAVAGAGKLETVVIRNRADGVQREVSTCALFVMVGAEPNTEWLSGLVALDDKGFVLTGEAAGASSPYATSEPGIFAVGDVRAGSVKRVASSVGEGSVVISRVWSHLNG, encoded by the coding sequence ATGCGCTTGGAAACCATCGGCCGCGACCTTGAAGAGATGCAGCGCACGCCTCTGACGGCGGCGCACGTCGAGGCGATGCACGCCATTGGGGAGGTCGTGACCTACGACGCGGGCGCCTTCATCGTTCAGCCCGGCGATCTGGTCGACCGCTTCGTCTATCTGCTGGGCGGCGAGATCGAGGTCGTGAATCCGTTCTCCGACGAGCGGGCGACAGGATCCACCCTGGGTCCGACCCAGTTCATGGGCGAGATTTCCTTCCTCAATGGGGGGACCTGGTCGATGCCGATGCGCGCCGTCAGCCCGACCCGCGTGCTGGAGATCCCGCGTCCGGCCATGCTGCGGCTGATGTCCGAAATCCCGGAGATGTCGGACATCATCATCACCGTCCTGGCCGCGCGGCGGCGCAAGCAGCTGGAGACGCGGTTCAGTCCATTGGTCCTGATCGGCGAGGACCGGGACCGCGACGTCCGCCGCATCGCCGATTTCGTCAGCCGCAACCGTCTGCCCTACGCCTCCTATGAGCCCGGCAGCCCGGAGGCGATGGAGGTGGCGACGAGCTGCTTCATCTCGCCCGACCAGCCCGCCGTCATCTTCGGTCGCGGCCATGTGGTCGAGGACCCGACGCCGGAGAAGATCGCCCGTCTGCTCGGCGTCGACTACGACCTCGAAGACGATACGCCGTTCGACGTGCTTATCGTCGGCGGCGGGCCGGCCGGCGTCGCCGCCGCCGTCTACGCCGGAGCCGAAGGCCTCAGCGCCCTTGTGATCGAAGACACCGCCATCGGCGGTCAGGCGGGCACGTCCAGCCGCATCGAGAACTACATGGGATTTCCGACCGGCATCTCGGGCGCGGACCTGGTCTGGCGCGGCGAGGTCCAGGCCATGAAGTTCGGCACACGCTTCCTGATGCCGCGCCGGGTCGTCGGGCTCGAGCATCAGGAGAACGGTCGCTTCTGCGCCTGTTTCGACAACGGCCGGCGCATCTCGGCCGGCGCCGTCGTCGTGGCCACCGGCGTCCAGTACAAGCGCCTGCCGATCGATCGTCTGGCGGACTACGAAGGTGCCGGGGTCTATTACGCGGCCACCGAGAACGAGGCGCGCTACTGCCGCGACACGGCCGCCGTCATCATCGGCGGCGGCAATTCGGCGGGTCAGGCCGCCATGTATCTGAGCCGGTCGGCGGAGCGGGTGCATCTCATCGTGCGCGGCCGGTCGCTGGCCGCCTCCATGTCCAGCTATCTCTCCAGTCGCCTGGAAGCCGACCCCCGCATCACCATCGAGTACGAGGCGGAGGTCATCGCCGTCGCCGGTGCGGGCAAGCTCGAGACGGTCGTCATCCGCAACCGCGCCGACGGCGTCCAGCGCGAGGTCTCGACATGCGCCCTGTTCGTCATGGTCGGCGCGGAGCCGAATACCGAATGGCTGTCGGGTCTCGTCGCCCTCGACGACAAGGGCTTCGTCCTGACCGGCGAGGCGGCGGGGGCCTCATCCCCCTATGCGACGTCGGAGCCCGGCATCTTCGCCGTCGGCGACGTGCGGGCCGGGTCGGTGAAGCGTGTCGCGTCCTCGGTCGGCGAGGGCTCGGTGGTCATCTCCAGGGTCTGGAGTCACCTCAACGGGTGA
- a CDS encoding hemolysin III family protein gives MTTTHLPPRHYPTPRAKCADLVVHIAGLAFALFGGGVLLGLSVARGDTGLVAAVGVYALGMLAMLGFSTAYNFAKPQWRPLLRRLDHAGIFLMIAGSYTPFTTHNLEGVWAWAMTGAVWGLATLGALGKLFLPGIGKGLWVAVYMALGWLVVIAFQPMVAHGSWIALLLLAIGGVLYMTGAVFYIRKKLKWFRAIWHGHVVAAASVHWAAVLVGVVLAANH, from the coding sequence ATGACAACGACGCACCTGCCGCCCCGCCACTATCCGACGCCGCGCGCCAAATGCGCCGATCTGGTCGTGCATATTGCGGGTCTCGCCTTCGCCCTGTTCGGCGGCGGCGTGCTTCTGGGCCTGTCGGTGGCCCGCGGCGACACCGGACTGGTCGCCGCCGTCGGCGTCTATGCCCTGGGCATGCTGGCCATGCTCGGCTTCTCGACGGCCTATAACTTCGCCAAGCCCCAGTGGCGGCCTCTCCTGCGGCGACTGGATCACGCGGGCATCTTCCTGATGATCGCGGGCTCCTACACCCCGTTCACGACGCACAATCTGGAAGGCGTTTGGGCCTGGGCAATGACCGGCGCAGTCTGGGGCCTGGCGACGCTGGGCGCTCTGGGCAAGCTGTTCCTGCCCGGCATCGGCAAGGGGTTGTGGGTCGCCGTCTATATGGCGCTGGGCTGGCTGGTCGTGATCGCCTTCCAGCCGATGGTGGCCCACGGATCGTGGATCGCGCTTCTGCTGCTGGCCATCGGCGGGGTCCTCTACATGACGGGCGCGGTCTTCTACATCCGCAAGAAGCTGAAGTGGTTCCGGGCGATATGGCACGGCCATGTCGTCGCGGCCGCCAGCGTCCACTGGGCCGCCGTCCTCGTCGGCGTGGTGCTGGCCGCCAACCACTAA
- a CDS encoding LysR family transcriptional regulator, translated as MKRDELGDLAAFLAVAEERSFTRAAAKIGLSQSALSHTIRRLEARLGIRLLLRTTRSVAPTEAGERLAESLRPAFDGITARIDALSELRDRPAGTIRITCGEHAARTILWPALETLLPQYPDIRVEIATDYRLVDLAEGRFDAGIRLGENLPDDMIAVPISPEKRMVVVGSPAYLAAHPAPVTPQDLTGHACINLRLPTRGGLYVWEFEKDGRPLNIRVDGPVIVNDMDLMLKGAQCGLGLAILMDDQVVDDIAEGRLVQVLEDWSPPFAGYHLYYPSRRQPTPAFTLLIEALRRRG; from the coding sequence ATGAAGCGGGACGAGCTCGGCGACCTGGCGGCCTTCCTGGCGGTGGCCGAGGAGCGCAGCTTCACCCGGGCGGCGGCCAAGATCGGCCTGTCGCAGTCGGCGCTGAGCCATACGATCCGGCGGCTGGAGGCGCGTCTGGGCATCCGCCTTCTGCTGCGCACGACGCGTAGCGTGGCGCCGACCGAGGCCGGTGAGCGGCTGGCCGAGTCGCTGCGTCCCGCCTTCGACGGCATCACGGCCCGGATCGATGCGCTGAGCGAACTGCGCGATCGGCCGGCGGGGACCATCCGCATCACCTGCGGCGAGCATGCGGCCCGGACCATCCTGTGGCCCGCGCTGGAGACCTTGCTGCCCCAATATCCCGACATTCGGGTGGAGATCGCCACCGACTATCGGCTGGTCGATCTGGCCGAGGGGCGGTTCGATGCGGGCATCCGGCTGGGCGAGAACCTCCCAGACGACATGATCGCCGTGCCGATCAGCCCGGAGAAGCGGATGGTGGTGGTCGGATCACCCGCCTATCTGGCCGCCCATCCGGCGCCGGTGACGCCGCAGGACTTGACAGGCCACGCCTGCATCAACCTGCGCCTGCCGACGCGGGGCGGCCTCTATGTTTGGGAGTTCGAGAAGGACGGGCGGCCGCTGAACATTCGCGTCGACGGGCCGGTCATCGTCAACGACATGGACCTGATGTTGAAGGGCGCGCAGTGCGGGCTGGGTCTGGCCATCCTGATGGACGACCAGGTGGTGGACGATATCGCCGAGGGGCGTCTGGTCCAGGTGCTGGAGGACTGGTCGCCCCCCTTCGCCGGCTATCACCTCTACTACCCCAGCCGCCGCCAGCCGACCCCGGCCTTCACCCTGCTGATCGAGGCCCTGAGGCGCCGGGGTTAG
- a CDS encoding NAD(P)-dependent alcohol dehydrogenase, giving the protein MKTIGYAAHSTTSPLAPWEFDRRELRANDVALEILYSGVCHSDLHQARNDWGWSSYPVVPGHEIIGVVTAVGPEVTKFKEGDRVGVGCMVDSCQHCDQCHKGEEQLCRHGNTQTYNGKDRITGEPTYGGYSKHLVVREEFVLSVPDALDITKAAPLLCAGITTWSPLKTWGVKEGSRVGVIGLGGLGHMAVKLAVGLGAHVVVLSRTADKEADAKELGAHELLVSSDKAAMKAAANSLDLIIDTVPVKHDLNPYMPLLDIDGTLVIVGQLGPMEEMSTLPLLMARRRVSGSPIGGIRETQEMLDFCAEKDILPDVEMIRMDEINHAFDRMEKSDVRYRFVIDMASLDAPAV; this is encoded by the coding sequence ATGAAGACCATCGGTTACGCCGCCCACTCCACGACCTCGCCGCTGGCCCCGTGGGAGTTCGACCGGCGCGAGCTGCGCGCCAACGATGTCGCCCTCGAAATCCTCTACAGCGGCGTCTGCCACTCCGACCTGCACCAGGCGCGCAACGACTGGGGCTGGTCGTCCTATCCGGTCGTGCCGGGCCACGAGATAATCGGCGTCGTGACCGCCGTCGGTCCCGAGGTGACCAAGTTCAAGGAAGGCGACCGCGTCGGCGTCGGCTGCATGGTCGACAGCTGCCAGCATTGTGATCAGTGCCACAAGGGCGAGGAGCAGCTCTGCCGCCACGGCAACACCCAGACCTACAACGGCAAGGACCGGATCACGGGCGAGCCGACCTACGGCGGCTATTCCAAGCATCTGGTGGTGCGCGAGGAGTTCGTGCTGTCGGTGCCGGACGCGCTCGACATCACCAAGGCGGCGCCGCTGCTCTGCGCCGGCATCACCACCTGGTCGCCGCTGAAGACCTGGGGCGTAAAGGAAGGGAGCCGCGTCGGCGTCATCGGCCTGGGCGGTCTCGGCCACATGGCGGTCAAGCTGGCCGTGGGTCTGGGCGCCCATGTCGTGGTTCTGAGCCGCACGGCCGACAAGGAGGCCGACGCCAAGGAACTGGGCGCGCATGAACTGCTGGTCTCGTCCGACAAGGCGGCGATGAAGGCGGCGGCGAACAGCCTGGACCTCATCATCGACACCGTGCCGGTGAAGCACGACCTCAATCCTTACATGCCTCTGCTCGACATCGACGGCACCCTGGTCATCGTCGGCCAGCTCGGTCCGATGGAAGAGATGTCGACCCTGCCTCTGCTGATGGCCCGTCGTCGCGTGTCCGGCTCGCCCATCGGCGGCATCCGCGAGACGCAGGAGATGCTCGATTTCTGCGCCGAGAAGGACATCCTGCCCGACGTCGAGATGATCCGCATGGACGAGATCAACCACGCCTTCGACCGGATGGAGAAGTCGGACGTCCGCTATCGGTTCGTCATCGACATGGCGTCGCTGGACGCCCCCGCCGTCTGA
- a CDS encoding BlaI/MecI/CopY family transcriptional regulator, with product MFELLCRLEVATAAAVRAALPDALSDSAVRTLLKRLEDRGLVSRASGGDGFEYRPVPRTESVAAGALQRMVDTFFAGSAASAATALLGMSQPLKADEIAALEKLLDAARERDQ from the coding sequence GTGTTCGAACTCCTCTGTCGGCTTGAGGTCGCCACCGCCGCCGCCGTGCGCGCGGCCCTGCCCGATGCATTGAGCGATTCCGCCGTCCGCACCCTGCTGAAGCGGCTGGAAGACCGCGGGCTGGTGTCGCGGGCGTCGGGCGGGGACGGGTTCGAGTATCGGCCCGTACCCCGCACCGAAAGCGTCGCCGCCGGCGCTCTGCAGCGGATGGTCGACACCTTCTTCGCCGGCTCCGCCGCCAGCGCCGCCACGGCGCTCCTGGGCATGAGCCAGCCGCTGAAGGCCGATGAGATCGCCGCGCTTGAAAAGCTGCTCGACGCCGCGCGGGAGCGGGACCAGTGA